From the Mesorhizobium koreense genome, the window GGCTGGATCAGGGTCAGTGCCGCCGCGAAACCGGCCGGCGGCCTCAAGCCGGGCTCGGCGCCAAAAAACAGCACCCGCGCCCCTTTTGGCGGTATCGGCAGATCGCCTGCCTCGAATGGATGGAAAAGCGTCTTGAGGCTGTCGTCCGTCATGGAAGCCGTTGCGTGTCGCGCATATGGTTCTTATGAAAAAGCGGGCGCACCCTAGGGAGCACGCCCGCCGATCTCATTCATGCGAACCGAGGTCAGGCGCCGGCTTCGGCGTCTTCGCTCTTCTTCTCACGGGCGATCTCTTTGCCCGTCTCCTGGTCGACGACCTTCATCGAAAGGCGGACCTTGCCGCGCTCGTCGAAGCCCATGAGCTTGACGTAGACCTTGTCGCCTTCCTTGACCACATCGGTGGTCTTCTGGACGCGGTCGGCCGCAAGCTGGGAGATATGCACGAGGCCGTCGCGCGGGCCGAAGAAATTGACGAAGGCACCGAAATCCGTGGTCTTGACCACCGTGCCCTCATAGATCTCTCCGACTTCCGGCTCCGCCACGATGGTGTGGATCCACTTCTTCGCCGCCTCGATTTCCTTGGCGTTGGAGGAAGCGATCTTCACCGTGCCGTCGTCCTCGATGTTGATCTTGGCGCCAGTCTTTTCCACGATCTCGCGGATGACCTTGCCGCCTGAACCGATGACATCGCGGATCTTGTCGACCGGGATGTTCATCACCTCGATGCGTGGCGCGAACTCGCCGAGTTCGGCGCGCGCGCCGGTGATCGCCTTGGCCATCTCGCCGAGGATATGCAGGCGGCCGTCCTTGGCCTGGCCGAGCGCCACCTTCATGATCTCCTCGGTGATGCCGTCGATCTTGATGTCCATCTGGAGCGAGGTGACGCCATTCGCCGTGCCGGCCACCTTGAAGTCCATGTCGCCGAGATGGTCCTCGTCGCCGAGGATGTCGGAAAGGACGGCAAAGCGCTCGTCCTCCTTGATCAGGCCCATGGCGATGCCCGCGACCGGCTTCTGGAGCGGAACGCCGGCATCCATCAGCGCCAGCGAGGTGCCGCAAACCGTGGCCATCGAGGAGGAGCCGTTCGATTCGGTGATCTCGGAGACGACGCGGATCGTGTAGGGGAACTGCTCCGCGCCGGGCAGCATCGGGTGAATGGCGCGCCAGGCGAGCTTGCCGTGGCCGATCTCGCGACGGCCGGGCGAGCCCATGCGACCGGTCTCACCGACCGAATAGGGCGGGAAATTGTAATGAAGGAGGAATTTCTCCTTGTAGGTGCCGGTCAGCGCATCGATGAACTGCTCGTCCTCGCCGGTGCCCAGCGTTGCCACGACCATCGCCTGCGTCTCGCCGCGGGTGAAGACAGCCGAACCGTGGGTACGCGGCAGCACGCCGACTTCGGCGACGATGTTGCGCACGGTCTTGAGGTCGCGGCCGTCGATGCGCGAGCCGGTGTCGAGGATGTTCCAGCGGACGATCTTCGCCTGCAGTTCCTTGAACACCGAACCGATCTGCTCACCGGTGTAGCGCTCCTCCTCGCCCTCGGCGGGGGTCAGCGCGGCCTTGACCTTGGCCTTCACCGCGTCGACCGCGGCGTAGCGCTCCTGCTTGTCGGTGATCTTGTAGGCGGCGCGCAGATCCGTTTCCGCGATCTTCAGCATCTCCGCCTCGAGCTCGGCATAGCTCGGCGGCGTGAAATCGCGCGGCTCCTTGGCGGCAGCCTCAGCGAGCTTGATGATCGCGTCGATGACCGGCTGGAAGCCCTTGTGGCCGAACATGACCGCGCCGAGCATGGTCTCCTCGTCGAGTTCCTGCGCCTCGGACTCGACCATCAGCACGGCGTCGCCCGTGCCGGCGACGACGAGGTCGAGCTTCGATTCGGGCATCTCGTCGATATGCGGGTTGAGCTTGTACTCGCCGTTCATATAACCGACGCGCGCACCGCCGATCGGACCCATGAAGGGAACGCCGGAGAGCGTCAGCGCGGCGGAAGTGGCGACGATCGACAGGATGTCGGGATCGTTCTCCAGATCATGCTGCAAGACGGTGACGATGATCTGCGTATCGTTCTTGTAGCCGTCGGCGAAGAGCGGGCGGATCGGACGGTCGATGAGGCGGGAGACCAGCGTCTCCTTCTCGCTCGGCCTGCCCTCGCGCTTGAAAAAGCCGCCCGGAATCTTGCCGGCGGCGAAGGTCTTTTCCTGGTAGTTCACGGTCAGCGGGAAGAAATCGAGGCCGGGCTTCGGCTCCTTGGCCGAAACGACGGTGGCGAGCACGACCGTCTCGCCGTAAGTGGCGAGCACCGCGCCGTCGGCCTGACGCGCGATCTTGCCGGTCTCGAGGATGAGCGGGCGACCGCCCCACTGGATTTCTATCTTGTGGTGATTGAACATGTCTTGTCCTTCATATGCGGCCGAACCGCCGTCGCTTTGGCGACGCGGCCCAACCTTCGGCTTCCTTGGGACGAGCCACGGGCAAGACAACGGGAAGTCTGAAAAGCGGCGCGAAGATGCGCCTTCAGGCGTCCTGCAATCCTGCCCCATGACCGGTCCATGGGTGGCTCCCGCCGCCACTGTCGGCGACCGGGACCCGGTTCGAGCCCGCCGTCAAAGGCTCAGGCTCGCGGGACCGACGACCATCGCCGGTCCGAATGCGCGGCCGGCGAGTTTCCCTTTGAAACCCGCCGGCCAATCCGATCAGCGGCGCAGACCGAGCTTCTCGATCAGCGTCTGGTAGCGCGTCTCGTCCTTGCCCTTCAGATAGTCGAGCAGACGGCGACGCTGCGAAACGAGCTTCAGGAGACCACGGCGCGAATGGTTGTCCTTCTTGTGGTCCTTGAAATGCTCGGTGAGATTCTTGATACGCTCCGACAGAATGGCCACCTGGACTTCGGGCGAACCCGTATCGCCCTTCACGGTGGCGTATTCGGACATCAGTTCCTGCTTGCGCGGTGCGGTTATCGACATCGTGCTTTTCCTTTCTGATCTTGCGGAAACGGGACGCCTTGAGCCGGGATGTCGTCCAGCAGAGGCCATTAAAGAGCCAGCGCAACAGCGC encodes:
- the pnp gene encoding polyribonucleotide nucleotidyltransferase, with the translated sequence MFNHHKIEIQWGGRPLILETGKIARQADGAVLATYGETVVLATVVSAKEPKPGLDFFPLTVNYQEKTFAAGKIPGGFFKREGRPSEKETLVSRLIDRPIRPLFADGYKNDTQIIVTVLQHDLENDPDILSIVATSAALTLSGVPFMGPIGGARVGYMNGEYKLNPHIDEMPESKLDLVVAGTGDAVLMVESEAQELDEETMLGAVMFGHKGFQPVIDAIIKLAEAAAKEPRDFTPPSYAELEAEMLKIAETDLRAAYKITDKQERYAAVDAVKAKVKAALTPAEGEEERYTGEQIGSVFKELQAKIVRWNILDTGSRIDGRDLKTVRNIVAEVGVLPRTHGSAVFTRGETQAMVVATLGTGEDEQFIDALTGTYKEKFLLHYNFPPYSVGETGRMGSPGRREIGHGKLAWRAIHPMLPGAEQFPYTIRVVSEITESNGSSSMATVCGTSLALMDAGVPLQKPVAGIAMGLIKEDERFAVLSDILGDEDHLGDMDFKVAGTANGVTSLQMDIKIDGITEEIMKVALGQAKDGRLHILGEMAKAITGARAELGEFAPRIEVMNIPVDKIRDVIGSGGKVIREIVEKTGAKINIEDDGTVKIASSNAKEIEAAKKWIHTIVAEPEVGEIYEGTVVKTTDFGAFVNFFGPRDGLVHISQLAADRVQKTTDVVKEGDKVYVKLMGFDERGKVRLSMKVVDQETGKEIAREKKSEDAEAGA
- the rpsO gene encoding 30S ribosomal protein S15 translates to MSITAPRKQELMSEYATVKGDTGSPEVQVAILSERIKNLTEHFKDHKKDNHSRRGLLKLVSQRRRLLDYLKGKDETRYQTLIEKLGLRR